The Aedes albopictus strain Foshan chromosome 1, AalbF5, whole genome shotgun sequence genomic interval cttggtaatgacccagtgtagtgctctcaccagtgcttctccgcgttattttagtagctcgcttggtagtcgatctgctccagcggctttgttggtttttcaaccggctaacctcctcctcaggctcataccgagcatgTCTAAATAGGCGAGCAAGCCCCATGGCGCGGTGAActtcacctgacacaatttctATCTGGCCGAGGTTCTTTCGCATGTTTGGAATGCGCAGACTGTGACAAGACCCCGGAGCATAGGTTCTTTGAATGTCCAAACATTCAAGAAAAGTGCTTACGCCTTTTgctgaattcatcagaattcttaTCTCTTCAAGCAACATCACTATCGCTAAACAAATCCACTTTTATTTCCGTTTACCTACGCGTTTGAATCAGTCGTGTGAATCTGGAGTGCGAAAAAAATGAGCAAAATTTCCACAACAGGATCTCCTCCTACGGTGCACAATTTCGACCAAAAAACCGCCCATCCGTTGGAGTTTCCTGTGAACAATGACGTCACCATACTGCAGAGCCCAGCGCGCTGCCAATGTGGATGGTTTGACTGGAACGTGCTGAAGACTGTTCGTTCGGCTCTCAAGATCGGACAGATAGTAAGTTATGATAATCATACCCACAAAGACTTCTATACAACAATCTAATTAACAAATCACTTCCAGACAGCTGCCATCGTCATTCTGGCCCTCATCCGGACCCGTCGCCGTCACAATTCGGAACCGCTAGATTCTCTTCCGGAAATTGCGTTCCTATTCCTCGCCATCAATGCCCTGATAGGGACGGTGCTTTCCCTCGGCGATTCCATCCTGAAAGTGCATCCTCTCCGGAAGGCATTCACTCCGGTGCTATGGTTCCGGGTGGAACTTTGGCTCACCGGATTGGCAGCGGTTGCGTTCCACACGCTGGCATACGTCGTGTTGGTGTTTGCCCTTAACTACTACGGCTACGCAACCAACATAGTGGCGTCCGCTTTCGGATTTGTCAATGCCGGACTGTATCTGGTGAATTGGTGGATGAATTTCAGCAAACGGCACGAAACTGTTAGAAAGTTGGAAAACGCGAGGGGTTACGaagatgaataaaaaaaattgtatgttatTGGATTGGTGAAGGAAAATAGTAGGATTTGTTAATCACACCCAATTCACGGTTTGCATTGAAAGTAACAAGAAAGTATATATAGGTATTGGCATTATATTGTATAGCAATTAAATGCGTATTTCTTCATTTACATCTACTTCTGACCATGATTCTTCTTCGTATTCTTTAAGGCTCTACGTCGCCACTGGGACTTGGACTGCCTctattcaatttagtgttctttaaacactaccacagttattaattgatgggcgTTCTCTACGCCtctctaccattgcatgaatttgtatattgtgaggccagTACAATGATGCAGTATGCCCAGGGACccgagaaagttttcccgaccggaacgggattcgaaccca includes:
- the LOC109432948 gene encoding uncharacterized protein LOC109432948, with product MSKISTTGSPPTVHNFDQKTAHPLEFPVNNDVTILQSPARCQCGWFDWNVLKTVRSALKIGQITAAIVILALIRTRRRHNSEPLDSLPEIAFLFLAINALIGTVLSLGDSILKVHPLRKAFTPVLWFRVELWLTGLAAVAFHTLAYVVLVFALNYYGYATNIVASAFGFVNAGLYLVNWWMNFSKRHETVRKLENARGYEDE